One window of the Granulicella arctica genome contains the following:
- a CDS encoding acyl-CoA carboxylase subunit beta codes for MTDETKTTTRTMRSVIESRLQLDAPKCRANHDALRALLSAMQQEQAAIQLGGGAKAADAQRAKGRLTARERLALLLDEGSSFLELGLYAAHGMYAEWGGAPAAGVVAGIGRVGGRLCMIVANDATVKAGAFFPATAKKVLRAQTIALENHIPTLYLVDSAGVFLPLQDEVFPDADDFGRVFRNNAVMSAQGIPQITAIMGMCVAGGAYLPVMTDTVLMTEGSGLFLAGPALVQAAIGQKTPAEDLGGAAMHAEISGTVDFKEPTDQACLERLRSLVGKLGGPQKSPFSVIPYDAVADAPKYDAEDLYSLIDPIPGASNIYDMHEVIARLVDRSEFDEYKADFGRTLLCGYARIGGHAVGIVANQKTNQSQTVAMGPQAGTKRTEFGGVIYTESAQKAARFIMDCNQGLIPLIFLHDVNGFMVGKDAEWSGIIRAGAKMVSAVSTSVVPKITVIVGGSFGAGHYAMCGKAYDPRFIFAWPTARYAVMSGASAANTLVEIRVKQMERGGKTISDDERKALYDEIRAKYEAQADPRYGAARGWIDAMIDPAETRSILMTTLEACALNPEVAKFNPGVLQT; via the coding sequence ATGACCGACGAAACGAAGACGACAACCAGGACGATGCGCTCTGTGATCGAAAGCAGGCTCCAGCTTGACGCGCCAAAGTGTCGAGCGAACCACGACGCTCTCCGCGCCCTGCTCTCGGCAATGCAGCAGGAGCAGGCGGCCATCCAGCTTGGCGGCGGCGCAAAGGCTGCCGATGCGCAGCGGGCGAAGGGAAGGCTTACGGCCCGCGAGCGGCTGGCCTTGTTGCTCGACGAGGGCTCCAGCTTCCTCGAACTTGGTCTATATGCCGCTCATGGCATGTACGCCGAGTGGGGCGGGGCACCGGCAGCGGGAGTTGTCGCGGGGATTGGACGAGTCGGCGGCCGCCTCTGCATGATCGTGGCAAACGACGCCACCGTGAAGGCTGGAGCATTCTTTCCCGCAACCGCCAAGAAGGTGTTGCGCGCGCAGACCATTGCTCTGGAAAACCACATACCAACGCTTTACCTGGTAGATTCGGCAGGCGTCTTCCTTCCGCTCCAGGACGAGGTCTTTCCCGATGCCGACGACTTCGGGCGGGTCTTCCGGAACAACGCCGTCATGAGCGCGCAGGGCATCCCGCAGATCACCGCAATCATGGGCATGTGCGTCGCCGGTGGAGCTTACCTGCCGGTCATGACCGATACGGTGCTCATGACCGAAGGCTCAGGACTCTTCCTCGCCGGGCCAGCCTTGGTGCAGGCGGCCATCGGCCAGAAGACTCCGGCTGAAGATCTGGGCGGCGCCGCGATGCACGCCGAGATCTCGGGCACGGTCGACTTCAAGGAGCCAACCGACCAAGCCTGTCTCGAACGCTTGCGGTCGCTGGTCGGTAAACTAGGCGGCCCGCAAAAGTCTCCCTTCAGCGTGATCCCGTATGACGCGGTCGCAGACGCCCCGAAGTATGACGCAGAGGATCTCTACAGCCTCATCGACCCAATACCCGGCGCAAGCAACATCTACGACATGCACGAAGTGATTGCCCGTCTTGTCGACCGGAGCGAGTTCGATGAGTACAAGGCGGACTTCGGTCGAACGCTACTCTGCGGCTACGCGCGGATCGGCGGCCACGCCGTCGGTATCGTCGCCAACCAGAAGACAAACCAGTCGCAGACCGTCGCCATGGGTCCGCAAGCCGGTACGAAGCGGACAGAGTTCGGCGGTGTCATCTATACCGAAAGTGCCCAGAAGGCCGCCCGTTTCATCATGGACTGCAACCAGGGCCTCATCCCACTGATCTTTCTACACGACGTCAACGGCTTCATGGTCGGTAAGGATGCCGAATGGTCGGGCATCATTCGTGCCGGGGCAAAGATGGTCTCGGCTGTCTCGACCAGCGTCGTGCCGAAGATCACCGTCATCGTCGGCGGCAGCTTCGGTGCCGGACACTATGCCATGTGTGGCAAGGCCTACGATCCCCGTTTCATCTTCGCGTGGCCCACAGCGCGTTACGCGGTCATGAGCGGAGCCAGCGCGGCGAACACGCTTGTCGAGATTCGCGTGAAGCAGATGGAGCGAGGCGGCAAGACCATCTCAGACGACGAGCGCAAAGCTCTTTACGATGAAATTCGCGCAAAGTATGAGGCACAGGCTGACCCACGTTACGGCGCAGCACGCGGCTGGATCGACGCCATGATCGATCCAGCCGAGACCCGCTCGATCCTGATGACGACGCTCGAAGCCTGTGCGCTGAACCCCGAGGTGGCGAAGTTCAACCCAGGCGTTCTGCAAACCTGA
- a CDS encoding transferrin receptor-like dimerization domain-containing protein, with protein MRRTVAVALTLGLSSLLLAQETSTPALLGFSAATSSTEQQWEKKFRALPEAKRIHDNMEHLAAHPHHVGSPYQRKNAEWVMSQYKSWGWDAHIEQFDVLFPTPKERVIELLGPTPYKAKLDEPPLPGDPYTKDRADQLPGYNIYSADGDVTAPLIYANFGLPADYEELRRNGISVKGAIVITRYGGGWRGLKPKLAYEQGAVGCIIYSDPLDDGYGKGDVLPKGPMRNADGIQRGSVSDTTMFAGDPLTPGIGSVPGAKRLKIEDSPVIMKIPVLPIGYGDALPLLSSLDGRVVPAAWRGALPITYHFGPGTAKVHLKATFNWDTRPVLDVIATMKGSEEPDVWIVRGNHYDGWVNGADDPISGQAALLEEARSLGELAKQGWKPKRTLIYAAWDGEEPGLIGSTEWAETHADELNKHAALYINSDENNRGFFNAGGSHALEQVINDVAKDITDPETKTSIWKRQQAARLMGGRGAATEGGASRADVLKRATLSLGAIGSGSDFATFIDHLGIASVNLGFGGEDSSGTYHSAYDTPWFIEHFGDKDALYGPTMAQTAGTLVMRVADADVLPYDFTILTETVRGYSTELKALIKTMQRDAATQKRNMDLGLYALMADPQKPMELPVTLTSPPDYDFTALDASIASLDKAATHFHEAEAGMITLTPEARKSLNAHLALSERKLTSEAGLPRRPWVKHVLYAPGVYTGYGAKTMPGIREAIEEGRYDEAKQQMTIVTKALNDEAAYVEGIASSAK; from the coding sequence ATGCGCCGTACTGTTGCTGTGGCTCTTACGCTTGGCCTTTCGTCTCTATTGCTGGCCCAGGAAACCTCGACTCCCGCATTGCTCGGCTTCAGTGCCGCAACCTCAAGTACCGAGCAGCAATGGGAGAAGAAGTTCCGCGCCCTTCCCGAGGCCAAACGGATTCACGACAACATGGAACACCTCGCAGCGCATCCGCATCACGTCGGTTCGCCCTATCAGCGCAAGAACGCAGAATGGGTCATGTCACAGTACAAATCCTGGGGTTGGGACGCGCACATCGAGCAGTTCGACGTGCTCTTTCCCACGCCCAAAGAGCGCGTCATCGAACTACTGGGTCCAACTCCGTACAAGGCAAAGCTCGACGAGCCTCCACTTCCAGGCGATCCCTACACGAAGGATCGCGCCGATCAGCTTCCCGGCTACAACATCTACTCGGCCGATGGCGATGTAACCGCCCCGCTGATCTACGCCAACTTCGGCCTTCCAGCCGATTACGAGGAGCTTCGCCGCAACGGCATCTCCGTCAAAGGAGCCATCGTCATCACGCGTTATGGCGGTGGTTGGCGCGGACTCAAGCCGAAGCTCGCCTACGAACAAGGCGCTGTCGGCTGCATCATCTACTCCGATCCGCTCGACGATGGTTACGGAAAAGGCGATGTGCTGCCAAAAGGCCCGATGCGCAACGCAGACGGTATTCAGCGCGGCAGCGTGAGCGATACGACGATGTTTGCAGGCGATCCGCTAACGCCCGGAATCGGCTCGGTCCCCGGAGCGAAGCGGCTCAAGATCGAGGACTCACCGGTGATCATGAAGATCCCGGTTCTGCCAATCGGCTACGGCGATGCGCTCCCTCTACTCTCGTCGCTCGACGGTCGCGTCGTTCCAGCCGCATGGCGCGGAGCGTTGCCAATCACCTATCACTTCGGTCCAGGTACAGCGAAGGTCCACCTCAAAGCCACATTCAACTGGGACACTCGTCCCGTGCTGGACGTGATCGCGACCATGAAAGGCTCAGAAGAGCCCGATGTATGGATCGTCCGCGGCAACCACTACGACGGTTGGGTAAACGGAGCAGATGATCCAATCTCGGGCCAGGCGGCGCTGCTGGAAGAGGCGAGGTCACTCGGAGAACTGGCGAAGCAGGGCTGGAAGCCGAAGCGAACATTGATCTACGCCGCATGGGACGGTGAAGAGCCAGGTCTCATCGGATCGACCGAATGGGCAGAAACACACGCGGATGAACTGAACAAGCACGCAGCGCTCTACATCAACTCGGACGAGAACAACCGCGGCTTCTTCAACGCAGGTGGATCGCACGCGCTCGAGCAGGTGATCAACGATGTCGCGAAGGACATCACAGATCCAGAGACCAAAACCTCCATCTGGAAGCGCCAGCAAGCGGCCAGGCTGATGGGCGGTCGCGGCGCAGCAACAGAAGGCGGAGCAAGCCGCGCTGACGTGTTGAAGCGCGCAACGCTCTCGCTCGGCGCAATTGGCAGTGGATCAGACTTCGCGACCTTCATCGATCACCTCGGCATCGCTTCGGTCAACCTTGGCTTCGGCGGCGAGGATAGCAGCGGAACCTATCACTCAGCCTACGACACGCCTTGGTTTATCGAGCACTTCGGCGACAAGGACGCACTCTACGGACCAACGATGGCCCAGACAGCAGGCACACTCGTGATGCGAGTAGCCGATGCCGATGTGTTGCCCTATGACTTTACGATCCTGACGGAGACCGTGCGTGGCTACAGCACGGAGCTGAAGGCTTTGATAAAGACGATGCAGCGCGATGCGGCAACCCAGAAGCGCAATATGGATTTGGGCTTGTACGCGCTGATGGCCGATCCTCAGAAGCCGATGGAACTTCCGGTGACGCTGACTTCGCCGCCAGACTATGACTTCACCGCCCTCGATGCTTCGATCGCATCGCTGGACAAAGCTGCGACTCACTTCCACGAGGCAGAAGCAGGCATGATTACGCTTACCCCGGAAGCGCGTAAAAGCCTCAACGCACACCTTGCATTATCAGAGCGGAAGCTCACGAGTGAGGCAGGCTTGCCACGACGTCCGTGGGTGAAGCATGTGCTCTACGCACCGGGAGTCTACACGGGATACGGAGCGAAGACCATGCCAGGTATTCGTGAGGCGATTGAAGAAGGTCGATACGACGAGGCGAAGCAGCAGATGACGATCGTGACGAAGGCTCTGAACGACGAGGCAGCGTACGTGGAAGGAATCGCTTCGAGCGCGAAGTAG